The Pongo pygmaeus isolate AG05252 chromosome 20, NHGRI_mPonPyg2-v2.0_pri, whole genome shotgun sequence sequence CCTTCTGGGGGCTCTTAGAGAGTGAGTCTGGCCTATTCTCGCCCCACTGCGCCTGTCACAGGGTGAGGCACACACACAGAAGTGCCTGGCATGTGTGGCTTGAATGAACAAGGGACTGTTTTGCCAACCCATTGTGCAAGTATCGAGTCCCTGCTTATGGAGAAGGGAAACTGCAGATCAGAGAGCTAGTGACTGGCCCGAGCTCGAGGGTGGGGCTGGGATCTGGCGAAGCCTCAGTCTCTGACCTCAAGGCTCAAATAGACTGTGGGCTCTTCTGCAGCCTCCTCAATGCCTGGCCCAGGTCTGCGACCCCATGGGAGGTTTGATGAGGGTACCAGCGAATGAGGAGGTGAGTGGTGAGCAAGCCTCGCGATCCATAGTTACAAGAGTGGCCTCGCCTGCATCTGATAGAGGGACAGTGAGGCCTGAGGCTGCAGAGGGATTCAAATcccctggccgggtgcggtggctcacacctgtaatcccagcactttgggaggccagtgtgggtggatcacctgaggccaggagttcaagaccatcctggccaacatggcaaaaccccatctctactaaaaatataaaaattatccaggcatggtggcggggcgcctataatccctgctactctggaggttaaggcaggagaatcgcttgaaccgacgaggcagaggttgcagtgaactgagattgtatcactgcactccagcatgggtgacaaagtgagactctatctcaaaaaaaaaaaaaaaaaaaaaaaggcagatgacTCCAAAGACTCCCTCAGGTGCTCTGGGCCTGGCACCTGCTCCCCAGTGCTCTCCACAGGGCTCACCTGGCAGAAGGTGGGGCTGTGAACAGCTGACAGCGCCCGGCACAGAGCATCCACATCGTTGAAGCCAGGTGGCAGGCGGTCCACACAGAGGCAGCGGGAGTGGAGAAGGGCAGGCGTCAGTTGCCCGGCATCCGTCCAGTGCACGTAGAGGGTGCGTGGTCCCAGTGGCTTGCCCAGCAGGTCCGACTTGGCACGGGCGGCCGAGTCCTTCTTCATGTACTCGGCAAAGCCATAGCCCTTGGAGTGGCCAGTGCGCTCACTGTAGACCAAGAAGCAGCGCTCCAGGCTGCCGAAGGGCCGCACCAGCTCCTCGAACTGCTGCTGTGTGAGGCTGGGGGGCAGGTTGGCCACGCACAGCAGGGCATCCGTGGGCTGCAGCTGCACCGACAGCTCGCGCTCCCGCAGGCGGCTCTGGTGGAAAGCGTTGATTGCGGCCTCGGCCTGCTCCCCATTCAGCAGGGTCacgaaggctgaggtgggaggagggcagCGCGAGGTCAGCCGGGCCCCGAgggcctgcccctccaccccGCCACCCTGCAAACCAGGTGGGACCTCCAAATGCTGGGCATCTCAGGTGCCTACCGATCTGAGCAGTTGCTAGCCTTGGCAACTCACACAGGCGAGAGTGCCTGCCATTGACTCCAGGTTCCACGAAGCCCactccctctcccagccctgaGTCCACCTGCACCCACAGCAGCGCTCACCAACTGTGGGCCTCGCTCTGTCCTAAGAAGGCCGTGGGTCACTTGGGTGATACCAAGGGCAGTGGTTAAGCCCATGCTCACTGGGGCCCAGATTTAAGCCCCAAGCCCCAGGTGGCTTTGGGGGTATCAGCTtccccatctgtcaaatggaTGTAACTTCATCATCACAATCACCATTTTGCCAGAGAGGAAACGGGCCCAGAGCAGCACCCCTGTGCCCGAGTAGGGGAGCctggacttgaacccaggcagccggACTCCAGAGCCCCACTCTACACACCGCCTACCCCTGCCACCTTTCCAGGCCACCAGTGCCCCTGAACCCTGCTGCCACGTGCTGCCCCAGATTTGCGATCCACCCAGCGGCCGCAGGAAGCTTTGTTCAAAATGATAACCAGGTCACGCCACATCCATCTGGTGGCTTCTAGCTGCAGGGTGCAGTGCAGCCTGCGTGGGCTCGCTGACCTCCCCTCCCATCTCACCACTGCTACCTGGACCACGCTAGGCACGCTCCAGAGGGGCCTTTGCAGCTGCTGTTCCCTGAGCGTGGAACACTGAGCCCCACCTCCTCACCTGGTTAACCTGGACCCACCCAggtagaaaccctgtctctactaaaaatacaaaaattagccgggcgtggtggcacatgcctgtaatcccagctactcgggaggctgaagcaggggaatgggctgaacccaggaggcggaggttgcagcaagccgagatcgcgccactgcactccagcctggcgacagagcaagactccatctcaaaaaaaaaaaaaaaaaaaaaaaaaagaccatacaAGCAGGGATGACTGGCTGAGTGAGGTAAGAGGGGTAGGAAGAGAATGAACCCACAGCCAAACGTTGTCAAGAATTAGCTCAATGCCAAGCGAGTGGAGTAGGAAGAGAATCAGCCCGATGCCCAGTGTTCTCCAAGGAGAACATGAAGGTTGTCCCAAGATGACAGGACAGGCAGATTGGGGCAACCTGCCATGTTGGCCTGGGGGGCAATACTGGGCCTGAAGCTCAGAGCAGCAGACAGTAAGCTAGGCCCTCCCATCTTCAGGGACGGTCACTCCCTGCCCTGGCCCGCCCCATGGCCCCACAAACCTGTCCCTTTGTATTTGTCCACAAAACAGTATTTGAGCTCATAGTCACTGAGCAGGTCATGTACTTCCTGTGGAGATACAAGACAAAAGACAGGGAGTTACTGGAGATGGAAGGGGGCAACCCAGTGCCGCTTCATAGCTGCCACCAGCTATAAAGGCAGGTCAATTACCACCccccattttaccaatgaggaaactgaggctcgatGCAGTAATTTGGCCAAGGTCATTCTGCTCATacctggcagagctgggattcagaaCCTGGCTGCAGACTGTGCTATTACCCAGGCAACATGCTCTTAGAGGGTATACCTTTAgctggctgggcggggtggctcacctgaggtcaggagttcaagaccagcctggccaacatggtgaaaccttgtctctactaaaaatacaaaaattagccaggagtggtggcgcacacctgtaatcctagctactcaggaggctgaggtaggagaattgcttgaacccaggaggcagaggttgcagtgtaccattgcactccagcctgggcgacaaagggagacactgtctcaaaaaaaaagaggccgggctcacgcctgtaattccagcactttggaggccgaggcgggcggatcatgagatcaagagatcgagaccatcctggccaacaaggtgaaaccccatctctactaaaaatacaaaaatcagctggctgtggtggcgtgcgcctgtagtcctagctactcgggagactgaggcaggacaactgcttgaacccagaaggtgaaggttgcagtgagcagagatcaagccactgcactctagcctggcaaaagagtgagactccgtctcaaaaaaaagagtatgcCTTTAGGGAAGTCATTTAACCTGCATGAACCTCCTTTTGCAAGGTTCACTGTTTCCAACAACTCTGTAAGTGAAGTATTAACAAACTCATATTGTATATGAGAAAACTTAGGCTAGGAGAAGTGAAGAGATCTGCTGGAGGCCATGCAGTTGGGCAGCGCAGCCACCCATGGGTACCTCACTGGGGAGCCCACCTTCTAGTAAGCCCCACATTGTGTGGGTTCACATGCCTCCCAATTTCCTCCTGCTGATAAGGCTGCCCTCTTACAAGccagctcatttatttttcttttttttagagatagtgtcatgttctgtcacctaggctagagtgtagtagcacgatcatagctcactgcagcctcaacctcctaggctcaagtgatcctcccacctcagcctcctgagtagctgggactacaggcacgcaccaccatgcctggctaatttttaaaaatttttttttagagatgggggtttcactatactgcccaggctagtctcgaacccttgggctcaatacagcctcttgcctcagcctctcaaagtgctgggattaaagggatgagccatcgtgcccagcctctcAAGCCAGCTTTGAAGGCAAAGTGCTGGGGCCTGCCGGGGCCAGACACACTGTGCATCTTGCAGGAGAAACAATGTGTTCCCAGCTGAGAGACTGCAGACACTGAGAGGAAGACCCAGAAAGAAACCTGACCATCCTTAATGATCCCTGTCCCGATCTGTCCCCAAATTCAGCCCCTCCCAACATCCCTGGGGTCCCACTAGCCACGTGCCCACCCGGTGTGCTGGTGGCCCGGAGAGCAAGGAATCTCAGCAGCAGGAAGCGAGAACCTATTTCACCGCCATAGGGCAGGGCGGTATAGATGCCATTTCCCTGGGTCCAAAGAGCATTGGGAAGCGCTGCCCCATGCTGGCCCCATGAGAAGGGCACTCCTAGCAGGAAGACTAGCCACGAGGGGCTCCATAGAACACAGGCCTCGCTTCCTTCCTGTAGGTCTGTAGGCTGGTGGCAGGAGACCCCATTTTCCCAAATTAATTATGAGGTTTTGGGGGCTGAGACCCAGGGGCTGCTGTAACTTCCGGATTTATCTAAGAGCAGTGAATAAACGGGTGATATGGAGGGGCGTACTCTCCGCAGTCCTGAAACTTCTGGATTTGAGGTCCCGCCACCCTGTGGTAGAGTGGGTGGAGAAAAGCATCATCCAAGCAGGGGGCAACTGGTGGTCCAATGTACCAGCCCATTCACAATTCCCCAACAGGACCAAAGCTGTCCGCCCCCTTCCACTCCCCGCCCGCTTCCATCACTTGGTGTCGCCCAAGCCTGTGGTCGCCCCTAGCAACGCCCTCCCTCACTTCGCAGTCGGTTTCCCCTTTCATCATCGCCCCCCACATCCCGCTCTTGGTCTCTCCCGATCCCGCGTGGATCCGGTGCTTGGACGCCCCCGCCAACGACCCCCGCGCACCTGAGCGTTGGTGTCGCCCGGTTCCCCCCGCGCACGCGCACCGTGGTATTTCCCGCCACGCTCCTACACCGCCCCCCCCATACCTGGTTGGTCACGTCCCCCGGGAGGCCCCGGATCAGTATCTTGCGGCGGTTACGGAACTGGCGCTCGGTGTGTTCCAGGCGTTTCCGGATCTCTTCTGGATCTAGAGGCGGCAGCTCTTCTTCTGGCGCCCGGCGCTCCGCGGCATCGCCAGCTTCGACTTCGGCCCCAGACTTAGGGCTCAGCGGGGGCCGGTGAGTAACGGACACGTCCGCCGCCATCTTGGGAAACCCGGCGCCTTCTGGGACCAGCGAGCCGGGGCGGAGCGGCATAGAGCGGCAACGAGGGCGCGCCCGTCGATTGGCTGGGAGAAACcacacctccttccctcccccctcaccccatTGGCTAAGCCCCAGCCCGCCTCTCAAGAGTTCAAGCTGCGTCTGCGCGCCACAGACCCCGCCCCCTTCCGTTGCAGCGACGCTACTCAGCGCCTGTGCACCTGGGTGGGAGAACCTTGCAGCGCGGGTGGAATCAAACCACAGATTAGGGAGTTTGAAGGTTTTATTGGTGCGGAATCTGAGGGCACAGCCAAGTCCCCGCCAACTTTGACCCCGGATCAGAGCGTCACTCAGCTGTGGACGGTTCTTCCCCCATTGCCTCTGTCGGCTGCATAGACGTGAGGGGCAGAGAGGTGCTCTCCTGCCTAACATGGTACCTGCCGCTCCGTTTGTGCTCCCTGAAGACGTACATTAAGGCCACTACGACAGTCACCACGCCCAGGGTCACTAACACCGCCAAGAAGACGAGGACAAAGTGGGAGTTCCCAGCTGTGCAGAGAAAGCGCTAAGTCAATATGCGTCCCCCCTGTCTCCAACCCCCCTGCCCCCCGGCTTACGGGTCCAGACCCGCAGCCCCGTGTTAACTCACCCTCAATGTCCATCACCACGACCAGGGTGTATCTGCCTCGTGAGCTGGACGCTTGGCACTGATAAGTACCATTATGTGTTACATTAACGAAGAACGGGATCCCCACCGGCACCTCCCGGCTGGAGCCTTCCTTCAAACATCGCAGCTCGGGGTGCGGGTTGCCCCTGGCTTGGCACTGCAGGACGTGTCTCGTTTTATCTTTCCACTTCAAGTGCTGGGGGCATGTGGCTCGGTCAATTTTGGGACCATCTGTGGAACCACCATGTGTGATCAGACACCCAACACACCCGAGGCACAGTGGTGCCGAGGAGCATCTAATCTTTCCAGGGCAGGGGTGGAGGGATTAAAGGTCAGGGTGACCGACTCACACAGGACACGCAGCTGGACGCTACTGTTCCTGTGAAAGAACTCGCCGTCCACCTCGAGAGTGGCACTGCAGAAGAAGCTGCGTCCGTCGTCACTCTCGGTAGCATTTAGCTGAAGTTGAGCTGGCTGCCCCGGGGCCGCGGCCGGAACTCCGTCCAGCGTGACCTGGACTCGAGCCCCAGCCATGCAACTCACGGTCACTGTGGACCCCTCAGGGGCGCTGGGCTCGCTGAGATTCAGAATGGGTCCTAGGAAGCCTAAAGGCGGGGCATTGCCCAGGAGCTTAATGAACATGACCTTCCTGTGGGTCAAGCCGCTCCCTCcgccctcccctttcctctcgGGATATCCGGGCCACGCTTTCGGCCGTTCAAGCCTCGCCCTCTTTCCGCGCTGTGTCCAACTTCGGGCACTCAGGCCCAGCCCACGTTGCAACTGCTATTGGAGCAAGCCAGGCCCCACCTTTTCGGCTAGTCTCCGCCCCCTCTGCCACGCCCCCAGACTGCTGAGGCCGCGCCCCCTTCCCACGCCTCCTCTTACTAAAGACCGTCAAGTTCTCCCGGGCCTCCCGTCTCTCGCCCCCTAGGGTCACGTTGCAGACGATCTCTTGGGCACCCTCCTGATCCGCGCGCGCCATGGCTGTGGCTGTGGCCGTCAGCGTGTCCCCGTGGTTCACGACTGTCGTATTCAGCATCTGGTCCCCCAGCGCCAGGTAGACCTGGGCCTCTGAGGCCGGAAAAAGCCCATCTAGGGTGCAGTCCACCGGCCACGACGTTTCCGCCTCCAAGAACCGGGGAGCCACTAGGCGCGGGGGGGTCACGGGCAGGACTGGGGAGAAAGGTGGGCATGAGTACAACCCCCAGGACTGTGCCTTCCCCAAGACACCCTCATCCCCCCCAGTCAGGATATTTTGCTGACTGGGTCACCCTTCTTCgcaggacacacacacagggcCATGAAAACGGCCTTCTCCAAAGATCTCACGGCTCGGGCCTCCCTTCCGGGGCCACCCTGCCCAGTGGCCGGGGTCTTTCCTTCCCAGAAGCCTGTGAGGTCCAGGGTACCCGACTCTCAGGAACCCCAAGGTCAGGGCACCGTCTACCCTGGCTCAGCTCGTCACCCACCGTCTGAAGCCCCTTCTCTCACCAAAGGTTCGGAGCTGGCGGGGGGCTGAGGTGTTCACGAACAGTCCCAGCCCCTGGGGCTGCATGTCCAGTTCTGTGCGGCATGAGAAATGGGCTCCGTGGTGGCCTCTGCTGGCCAGCACAGTGGCAGTGACCTCCGCTGGCTCTTCCACTGCGGGTTGCCGGCTCAGCTCCTCCTCCCAGCGAAGCAGCACCACCGTGAGGCTGGTCCGGGGCGACCCACCCTCCACTTGGCAGCGCAGGGTGAAGTTCTGGCCCACCGGCTGCCAAAGAGGCAGGGGTGCCAGCTCCACGCGCTCCGGGAGCCCTGAGAGAGGTGGGGAGGATGGCATTTAGCGGGTCCTgcaacccacccacccaccccagggACTGGGGAGGAGACAGGGCGGTCCTGCCGAGAACTGTGAGCTTTGAGTTAATAAACTTAGAGGGCTTAGAACTGGGCCAGTCGAAGCGTTTGCTATTATCATTAGCGCAGTGATTATCATTTCCTGTGTTGTCAGACGCCTTGCAAGGCGCTAAACAAAATTTTCTGTTCTCAAAGAtggcacaataaaaaaaaatgaggatggAAGGGATGAACGTTTATGACTATGATATGAATATTAAAAACTCCTGTTtatggccagacgcggtggctcgcgcctgtaatcccagagctttgagaggccgaggtgggtggatcacgaggtcaggagtttgagaccagcctggccaacatggtgaaaccctgtctctactaaaaatacaaaaattagctgggtgtggtggtgtgtgcctgtaatcccagctactggagaggctgaggcaggagaatcgcttgaacctaggaggcagaggtggcagtgagccgagatcgcgccacaacattccagcctgggcgaaaagactctgtctcaaaaaaaagaaaaaaaaagagaagaataaagaagATTTCACTAGGTTGTTGTGTGCATGAAGGTGGATGACCTCTTGAAGGTCTAAGGAAAGATATTAATaaatagtaacttttttttttccccgagatggagtcttgctctgtctcccaggctggaatgcagtggcgcaatctcggctcactgcaacctccatctcccgggttcaagcgattctcctgtctcagcctcccgagtagctgggactacaggcacatgccacctcgcccggctaattttttgtatttttagtagagacagagtttcgccatgttgcccaggctgctcttgaactcctgagctcaggtgatctgcccgtctcggcctcccaaagtgctggaattacaggtgtgagccaccacttctggctctttgtctcttttttttgttttgttttgttttgttttgagacagaatctcgctcttgttgcccaggctggagtgcagtggcaggatctcggctcactgcaacctccgcctccgggttcaagtgattctcctgcctcagcctcccaagtagctaggattacaggtgcccaccaccatgcctggctaattttttttttttttttttttttttttttttttttttttttttttgtgatggagtctcgctctgtcacccaggctggagtgcagtggcgagatttcggctcactgcaagctccaccttccgggttcacaccattctcctgcctcagcctcccaaatagctgggactacaggcacctgccaccatgcctggctaattttgtttttgtatttttagtagagatggggtttcaccgtgttaaccaggatggtcttgatctcctgacctcgtgatccacccgcctcggtttcccaaagtgctgggattacaggcgtgagccaccgcgcctggcctgtattttttttttttttttttttttttttttttagtagagacggggtttgaccatgttcgtcaggctggtctcgaactcctgacctcaggtgatccacctgccttggcctcccaaagtactggaattataggtgtgagccaccacacctggcctgtttttgtatttttagtggatggggtttcaccatgttggccaggctggtctcgaactcctggcctcaagtgattcatccacctcagcctcccaaagcgctgggattacaggcatgagccactgcacctggcctctttctctTTTATGGTTGGAGAAATATATAGCTCAGAGAGGGGAGGTGAATTACTTAAGGACACACAAACAGTAAGTAGCAGAGCCCAAGCTAGAATGTGGGTCTCCCAAACCACAGACATGCCTCCTGGATATCATGTCTAGGGACTCTGTTGGCCCCTTCTCCTAGCTTCTGGCCTGAACACCTGCTTTGGTGTTCTAATTAGTTTGGTGAACTAATCTCTACCGGAGATTAGTTCAGTTCTCTCCAATCAGGTTCAGACACTCAGGGCTTTCCTGGTTCACCAGCCCTGCGGCAGCCTCTCAAGATACTCTGGCACAGCCACAGGAGACTTGACACTCCCAGGCTGGATGCCCTCCCAAGTACACCTACAAAACCCTGGGCctcaggccgggcactgtggctcatgcctgtaataccagcactttgggaggccaaggtggacggatcacctgagaccaggagttcaagaccagccttgccaacatggtgaatccccatctctactaaaaatacaaaaattagccaggcatggtagcacgtgcctgtaatctcagctactcaggaggctgaggcacaagaatcgcttgaacccaggaggcagaagttgcagtgagctgacatcgcaccattgtactccagcatgggggacaagagcaagactgcgtctcaaagaaaaaaaaaaaaatcaaaaagtaggccaggcatggtggctcacgcttgtaatcccagcactttgggaggccaaggcgggcggatcatttgaggccaggagcttgagaccagcctgggcaacatggtgaaatcctctccctactaaaaatacaaaaattagctgggtgtggtagtgcacacctgtagtcccagctactcagcaggctgaggcaggagaatctcttgaacttgggaggtggaggttgcagtgagccaagattgtgccactgcactccagcctgggcaacagagtgagactccatctccaacaaaaaaaaaaaaaaagaagaagaagaagaaaaggccaggcgcggtggctcacacctgtaatcccaacactttaggaggccgaggcaggcagatcatgaggtcagaagttcgagaccagcttgaccaacatggtgaaaccctgtctctactaaaaatacaaaaattagctgggcgtggtggcgtgcgcttgtaatcccagctactcaggaggctgaggcaggagaatcgcttgaacccgggtggcagaggttgcagtgagccgagattgcgccactgcactccagcctaggggacagagcgagactccatctcaaaaaaaaaaaaaaaaaaagaaaagaaaagaaaaaagtagccaggtgcagtggctcaggcctgcaatcccagctactgaagagactgaagtgggaggattgcctgagcccaggagtttgagatcaacctgggcaacatagggagatcctgtctctaaaataaaagtgtaaaaaaGTGTAAATGTAAAACCTCCATTCGCCTACTGCTGACTGAAAGGGGTACCCCCTTTTTTTgcttaagagacagagtcttgcttttttgcacaggctggagtgcagtggtgcaattatagctcactacagccttgaactcccgggctcaagtaattcttccACCTcggtcccccaagtagctgggacttcaggcatgtgccaccatgcccagctaatattttgtatttatttttgtagaaacagggtgtcCCTATATTGCTCGGCCTGGTCTTAAATttccggactcaagcaatcctcctgcctcggcctcccaaaatgttgggattattgttggggccaggcgcagtggctcacgcctgtaatcccagcactttgagaggctgaggtgggtggatcacgaggccaggagttcaagaccagcctggccaacatggttaaaccccgtctctactaaaaatacaaaacttagctgggcattagctggacccaggaggcagaggtcgcagtgagccgagattgcaccactgcactccagcctgggctacagagtaagagatgccatctcaaaaaaaaaaaaaaacaaaaaaaagcttgttggggccgggcgcagtgactcatgcctgtaatcccag is a genomic window containing:
- the ICAM3 gene encoding intercellular adhesion molecule 3, translating into MATLVPSVSWPGACWTLLVCCLLTPGAQGQEFLLRVEPQNPVLPAGGSLLVNCSTDCPSSKKIALETSLSKELVDNGMGWAAFYLSNVTGNSRILCSVYCNGSQIIGSSNITVYRLPERVELAPLPLWQPVGQNFTLRCQVEGGSPRTSLTVVLLRWEEELSRQPAVEEPAEVTATVLASRGHHGAHFSCRTELDMQPQGLGLFVNTSAPRQLRTFVLPVTPPRLVAPRFLEAETSWPVDCTLDGLFPASEAQVYLALGDQMLNTTVVNHGDTLTATATAMARADQEGAQEIVCNVTLGGERREARENLTVFSFLGPILNLSEPSAPEGSTVTVSCMAGARVQVTLDGVPAAAPGQPAQLQLNATESDDGRSFFCSATLEVDGEFFHRNSSVQLRVLYGPKIDRATCPQHLKWKDKTRHVLQCQARGNPHPELRCLKEGSSREVPVGIPFFVNVTHNGTYQCQASSSRGRYTLVVVMDIEAGNSHFVLVFLAVLVTLGVVTVVVALMYVFREHKRSGRYHVRQESTSLPLTSMQPTEAMGEEPSTAE